In Bifidobacterium sp. ESL0775, the following are encoded in one genomic region:
- a CDS encoding GntR family transcriptional regulator translates to MMLEGNTTIPMYLQLKTSLLAALRSGKYPQGSKIPSEPELCKQYGVSRITVRKAVSELVKDGYLFKKQGKGTFVRSHTIERRIEYVSGFTDSVKQAGFKATTILLERKRVPAPEDVACCFGIEPGSDVLFTKRKRMADGRPVMLENNYFPLERFSFLETEDLSGSLYHLLDKKYGIEPIHPKETILSMVLADSKMTKDMDVVVGTPFFKVNTFICDQHDDPVHVGHQYFLGEIYTFSI, encoded by the coding sequence ATGATGCTTGAAGGTAACACGACAATACCGATGTACCTTCAGTTGAAAACGTCTCTGCTCGCCGCCCTTCGATCGGGGAAGTATCCGCAGGGTTCCAAGATCCCGTCGGAACCGGAGCTGTGCAAACAGTATGGGGTTTCGAGGATTACGGTACGCAAAGCCGTTTCCGAGTTGGTGAAGGATGGTTACCTTTTCAAGAAGCAAGGGAAAGGCACGTTCGTCAGAAGCCACACCATCGAGCGCCGGATTGAATATGTTTCCGGATTCACCGATAGTGTCAAGCAGGCCGGCTTCAAGGCCACGACGATTCTGTTGGAACGGAAACGGGTTCCTGCTCCTGAAGATGTCGCCTGTTGTTTTGGCATCGAGCCAGGCTCCGATGTTCTTTTCACCAAACGTAAGAGAATGGCCGATGGCCGTCCGGTGATGTTGGAAAACAACTATTTTCCGTTGGAACGGTTCAGCTTCCTTGAAACCGAAGACCTGTCAGGCTCCTTGTATCATCTGCTTGACAAAAAATACGGAATTGAGCCCATTCATCCCAAGGAAACCATACTCAGCATGGTCCTGGCCGATTCGAAGATGACCAAGGATATGGATGTTGTGGTGGGGACCCCATTTTTCAAAGTCAATACATTCATTTGCGATCAACACGATGACCCGGTTCATGTAGGTCATCAATATTTCCTAGGCGAAATCTACACGTTCAGCATCTGA
- a CDS encoding amidohydrolase family protein, with amino-acid sequence MICRLHGSEISPPRIRRIEMKTIVRSRHIFDGVGSNPYQGYLLFDGPKLMAVEKGWNYGDPDEGTTIFCDDDNFIMPGIHDNHVFFSGWLSANCGIDLASLSDFSEAVDIIEQTVAKNPDRPVYAHGWDSGAWLEQATREVLDGVSTAVPITVIDKDRTRYWMNTAAVRRYGFSEGDLSAEKRWRLIREMTSDETIVRDGWRRFQQLLLSRGVVSCKDIVFDDCSVHGLIDDHVLDVSMYVESVSKPFDVPTLVKARENISQERLHFGGAKVMVDGVVADGTGDIYGEYVAGGVKPSIDYQSVEDTVARLSEAGISCCLTAEGDKAIDMSADILSRHHLPGTHHSMSDLEMITERASKVMAKSEITAEIYPQILGLNPSKVQSYMGKTIVGDDGGDFYRYTNLSQFGTRVTCGTDCPLFITSVPDSLFRATRRRFDENDGNWFPEYAMPAADLLKAWCRDGSHEKQRTLGSGKPSTFTVFDRDLTSVDDDALKDAKVVRTVIDGNVVYQQ; translated from the coding sequence GTGATTTGTCGTTTACATGGTAGTGAGATTTCGCCTCCTCGCATCAGGAGAATTGAAATGAAAACAATAGTGCGATCCCGTCATATTTTTGACGGGGTTGGCTCAAACCCCTATCAGGGTTATTTGTTATTTGACGGCCCGAAACTTATGGCCGTTGAAAAAGGTTGGAATTATGGCGACCCCGACGAAGGGACGACCATTTTCTGTGATGACGACAATTTCATCATGCCCGGTATTCACGATAACCATGTGTTTTTCTCTGGATGGTTGTCTGCCAATTGCGGGATTGACCTGGCGTCGCTTTCTGATTTTTCGGAGGCGGTCGACATCATTGAGCAAACGGTAGCCAAGAACCCGGATCGCCCTGTATACGCCCACGGCTGGGATAGCGGAGCGTGGTTGGAGCAGGCGACTCGGGAAGTCCTGGACGGTGTCTCGACTGCTGTCCCGATAACCGTCATCGATAAGGACAGGACGCGATATTGGATGAACACTGCGGCGGTGCGTCGATACGGTTTCAGCGAAGGTGATCTTTCGGCGGAGAAACGTTGGAGGCTGATTCGCGAGATGACTTCCGACGAAACCATCGTGAGGGACGGTTGGCGAAGATTCCAGCAGCTGCTGCTTTCACGCGGTGTCGTCTCGTGCAAAGACATCGTTTTCGATGATTGTTCGGTGCACGGACTCATCGATGACCATGTCCTTGATGTGAGCATGTATGTCGAATCCGTGTCCAAGCCCTTTGATGTTCCTACGTTGGTCAAAGCACGGGAAAATATCAGCCAGGAAAGACTCCATTTTGGTGGGGCCAAAGTCATGGTCGATGGTGTGGTGGCCGATGGCACCGGCGACATATACGGAGAGTACGTTGCTGGCGGTGTCAAGCCGTCAATCGACTACCAAAGTGTCGAAGACACCGTCGCCAGGCTTTCCGAGGCGGGGATTTCCTGCTGTCTGACCGCGGAAGGCGACAAAGCGATCGATATGTCCGCCGACATCCTTTCCCGCCACCATCTGCCCGGAACGCATCATTCCATGAGCGATCTGGAAATGATTACCGAACGCGCTTCGAAAGTCATGGCGAAGTCGGAGATCACCGCGGAAATCTACCCGCAGATTCTGGGTCTGAACCCTTCAAAGGTGCAATCCTATATGGGCAAAACCATCGTAGGCGATGATGGCGGCGATTTTTACCGCTACACCAACCTCAGCCAGTTCGGTACACGGGTGACATGCGGCACCGACTGCCCCTTGTTTATCACTTCGGTTCCGGATTCGCTGTTCAGAGCCACGCGACGTCGTTTCGACGAAAACGACGGCAACTGGTTCCCCGAATACGCCATGCCCGCGGCCGACTTGCTGAAAGCCTGGTGCCGCGACGGCTCGCATGAGAAGCAACGGACGCTGGGAAGCGGCAAGCCTTCGACGTTTACGGTCTTTGATCGTGATCTGACTTCAGTCGATGACGATGCGTTGAAGGACGCGAAGGTCGTCCGCACGGTCATCGACGGCAACGTTGTTTACCAACAATAG
- a CDS encoding Na+/H+ antiporter NhaC family protein, with the protein MMKFVKKAICGIETENAGGGSDIQTTKKDKKFHFHFPHSYALMFLLLVVAAVLTWIIPSGEFKTKTVNVGGDSRTVVIPGTFHEIAKAGHGQGLWEVLKAPSDGIAAAVDVIAFVLILGGAFGIILKTGAIDRGLRALADFLGSKGVLVIPLMMILVSIGGSTYGMSEELIPLFIIFISFMLTLGFDSITAILTLFLASQVGYIASTINPFNVLIAQGIGQIHGNPLLWLRLIYWFIFTAIAIAFTMHYALKVRKNPESSVSYHTDLQLRVKLSGVDKANGEEAKFTGRDKAVIAVFIIGLGVMVYGILAQGWYMTEIAALFLAVGLIIGIIARFSVNEMCESFVSGCGDFVYAAVIIGLARGILVLLENGAIIDTILNSLAQALGGLPKALFTTILLAVQSLITLFVPSSSGSAALTMPVMGPLADLVHINRDVIVLSNQFGNGLMNIINPTGGVLLAGLSVAGVSFGKWLKVGTKIFAILFVVAAVLLWVATLV; encoded by the coding sequence ATGATGAAGTTCGTAAAGAAAGCGATATGCGGCATTGAAACTGAAAATGCTGGAGGCGGTAGTGATATCCAGACCACCAAAAAAGATAAGAAGTTCCATTTTCATTTTCCCCATAGCTATGCCCTGATGTTTCTCCTGCTCGTCGTCGCGGCTGTACTGACGTGGATCATCCCCAGCGGCGAGTTCAAAACCAAGACCGTCAATGTCGGGGGCGATTCCCGTACGGTGGTCATTCCTGGAACGTTCCATGAGATCGCGAAAGCGGGGCATGGGCAAGGGCTTTGGGAGGTTCTCAAAGCCCCGAGCGATGGCATCGCGGCCGCGGTTGACGTTATCGCGTTCGTGTTGATTCTCGGTGGCGCTTTCGGCATCATTCTCAAAACCGGCGCCATCGACCGAGGCCTTCGTGCCCTTGCCGATTTTCTAGGGAGCAAGGGTGTGCTTGTCATACCTTTGATGATGATTTTGGTGAGTATCGGCGGTTCCACTTACGGAATGAGTGAAGAGCTGATTCCACTGTTCATTATCTTCATCTCGTTCATGCTGACACTCGGTTTCGATTCCATAACGGCTATCCTGACGTTATTCTTGGCAAGCCAGGTGGGATATATCGCTTCAACGATCAATCCGTTCAACGTGCTGATCGCGCAAGGTATCGGCCAAATCCATGGCAATCCACTGCTTTGGCTGCGACTCATTTATTGGTTCATCTTCACAGCCATCGCCATCGCTTTCACAATGCATTATGCGCTGAAAGTGCGTAAGAATCCGGAATCCTCCGTGTCCTATCACACCGATTTGCAACTTCGCGTCAAATTAAGCGGTGTAGACAAGGCCAATGGAGAGGAAGCCAAATTCACCGGTCGTGATAAGGCGGTCATCGCCGTCTTCATCATCGGCTTGGGTGTCATGGTCTATGGGATCCTTGCCCAGGGCTGGTATATGACCGAGATTGCCGCTCTGTTCCTTGCGGTTGGCCTGATCATCGGCATCATCGCGCGCTTCAGCGTCAACGAGATGTGCGAGAGCTTTGTTTCCGGGTGCGGCGATTTCGTTTACGCGGCCGTGATCATCGGCTTGGCTCGCGGCATTCTGGTCCTTCTTGAGAATGGTGCCATCATCGATACCATCCTTAACAGTCTGGCCCAGGCTCTGGGTGGACTGCCGAAGGCATTGTTCACCACGATTCTGCTCGCGGTGCAAAGCCTGATCACGCTGTTCGTGCCGTCTTCGTCCGGCTCTGCGGCTTTGACTATGCCGGTCATGGGGCCGCTTGCGGATTTGGTGCATATCAACCGTGATGTCATCGTGCTCAGCAACCAGTTCGGTAATGGCCTGATGAACATCATCAATCCCACCGGTGGCGTGCTTCTTGCGGGCTTGTCCGTCGCGGGAGTGAGCTTTGGCAAATGGCTCAAGGTCGGCACCAAGATATTCGCCATCCTCTTCGTAGTGGCTGCGGTCTTGCTGTGGGTCGCTACGTTGGTGTGA
- a CDS encoding PfkB family carbohydrate kinase → MVSNKKVLGLGDQVVDEYVNLNVMYPGGNAMNFAAFAKKLGYDSAFMGVFGDDKQAQHVKDSIDKLGIDRSHSRTEHGENGCAKVNIVNGDRVFVGSNEGGVAGEKPLQLDDDDIAYLKTFSLIHMGIWGHCDHLLPRISELGIPISYDFSDEFTNDTLQGAIGYVQYGFFSVDMPDNQVQVLLKHIFSPSNKVLMATRGSRSTIVYDGKDFREVAPHVVKAVDTMAAGDSFLTAFLLSREIEGKGMKESMEDGQRFAAQAVQLDGSFGFGTQIE, encoded by the coding sequence ATGGTATCCAACAAGAAAGTCCTCGGTTTGGGCGACCAGGTCGTCGACGAATATGTCAATCTGAACGTGATGTATCCGGGTGGCAACGCGATGAACTTTGCCGCGTTCGCGAAGAAACTTGGTTACGATTCCGCGTTCATGGGCGTTTTCGGCGATGACAAGCAGGCGCAGCATGTCAAGGACAGCATTGACAAGCTGGGCATCGACCGTAGCCATAGCAGGACCGAACACGGTGAGAATGGTTGCGCCAAAGTCAATATCGTTAATGGCGACAGGGTCTTCGTCGGCAGCAACGAAGGCGGCGTGGCAGGTGAGAAGCCACTGCAGCTTGACGATGACGATATCGCGTATCTGAAGACATTCAGTCTGATACACATGGGGATTTGGGGCCATTGCGACCATCTGTTGCCGCGAATCAGCGAGTTGGGCATCCCGATTTCCTATGATTTCTCCGATGAGTTCACGAATGACACGTTGCAGGGTGCGATCGGATATGTCCAATACGGGTTCTTCTCGGTTGACATGCCGGACAATCAGGTCCAAGTGTTGCTCAAGCACATATTTTCTCCGTCGAACAAGGTGTTGATGGCCACGCGTGGGTCTCGATCGACCATCGTGTATGACGGAAAAGATTTCCGTGAGGTTGCGCCGCATGTTGTCAAGGCGGTCGACACTATGGCCGCAGGAGACTCGTTCTTGACGGCTTTTCTGCTGTCCCGTGAAATCGAAGGAAAGGGGATGAAAGAGAGCATGGAGGACGGTCAACGATTCGCCGCACAGGCGGTTCAGCTTGATGGTTCCTTCGGCTTCGGCACGCAGATCGAATGA